Within Cololabis saira isolate AMF1-May2022 chromosome 14, fColSai1.1, whole genome shotgun sequence, the genomic segment caatcagtggcgcggagggtggtgacgtccccgccccccgaccaatcggtggcgaggagggtggtgacgtcagaaatagtccctgctcagcccgcaaagaacctggctgaaatggttacagaaaaaagtatcgacttggagcgcctttacccgtctcagccctagtgcgaaagcgcaaaacgggtagaaccgagctgaggttatactaatgcaaaagcgccataagactcACTTTATTAATCCTTTCGGGATGACTCCCTCTGGGAAAATTCAGCCTCCTGCAGCTTGTCAAGGTCAAGAGTCAGCACACAGAAGGTACAAAAGAAAATTAATAGGCCTACAAAATACACAAGATTGAATAACAAAATATATGCAAAATATAAGCTATCTATAGGTTGATCTTCTGGACAGTTGGTACATGCCTTGAAGATagattttataaactttattctGCATGGTGAAGGGAAGAATCAGCACTGGTAACACTGAAACACTTCTGTGAGAGGCTTAACTACTAGATTTATACAAGCAGTTTCTAaaatttacagttttttctttCAATCTGCACATCCTTTAAACCCAGGATAATAACATAACCGATGTTAAAAATTAAGAACTTCactattgtttgtttgtgtgtaggGTATGTGACAGAGTATGTTTATCTTTGAGTTATATCaatgctgcttttttttactgagaaaagcaaAAGGCTGAAGTTACTTAAGTTGCCTTTCTTCTCGTTCATTATCACTTTATTTTTAGTTAATTATTTGTGTCACTGACTACTTGAGTTTGTCAGTGAAGATAATGAAATACTTCCTCTTGTTCTTGTGGTGGTTTAATAAAGGTTCAAAGTATTTACAAATTCCAagatttttatttgatttttattgCATATTAGAAAACCTAGCTTTTCTGGAAAAAGAGATTTGTACCATGATgggccatttttattttattttttttaatttttaactttttgttCCTACAGTATAGCACATGCTCCAGTTTTAAAGATGAACTTAAACTCCAGTGGCCACCGTAGCAGTCCTGCTCGCAAAGAAAATATTCTACCTTCATCAAAAGCGGATGGTATTCAGCGCTACAGGACCAAACAGCGGACAGTTCTTGGTGTCTTGTCAGATAATGAGCAACGTGGTCGACCACTCAGCCAGGTAGGTGACAGAAGCAAAGTAGAGAGGATTAAgttacatatttttaaaattcatttttttcctcaccCTCATCTGATGTCTGCACTCAGGGAAGTCACATTTCCAAATGCAGTTCAATCTCCGACAACTCGCAGCTGAACTTTCTTAGCCTTCCATCCAGCTCTGGCTATGATCTGTATGTTGAAGAGGCTTGTGAAGTCGTCCTTGCAGCTTCGGGTGAAGAGCTGGTCTCAGACAGGGATGACCTGGATGCTGAAGCCCTtgctctgcagaatgaacacaTGAGGCTCCTGCTAGAGCTTAGTTCAAGTGAGTTTGGCTTGCACAAAAACATCTACCGtaatcgattttaaggttcttttactagtttttaagtgttttaatggtcttatttgtctgcactacttttatcctatcgaccctcgcggaccctgagatcttccggccttttaaccataccaagagttagaaccaggacacacggggaggttAATTCAGTTATTATGGCCCCCGATTGTAGAACAGCCTCCCGGAAAACCTCAGGGCTGCAGagaatgttgatgtttttaaaaagaggctcaagacccatctctgtaatcaggcttttaactgactcatttaactctttataaTTTTCCATGCTCACCCCTATTATTGGATtttactactctgttttatattaatctttagtttagtttatcctgttttattatctcattgttttatctcaatgttatatttaaatgttttagtcgttatttatggtctattttatacattttattgttttattctcttagtttctaatgtcttgctttttggACCTACTTTTAtgattttatgttatacttttaaactcttttagtgtgtattttaacttcatagcctatcttatcctgctttcttgtagcttttagctccagtgtttcctcatggggagcctccatgctgggagtggactcttaataagttttatgtttgtgtattgtttttacgtaaagcactttgtgctgcatttcttatgcatgaaaggtgctctaTAAAAAAAGTTTGTGGATGATCTTAACACAATTTGGCATCTAATTCATATTTGTGCAGGTTCACACCAAGATTCTTCCATGCACTCTGAAGCAGATGAATCGCTGCTGTGGACGCCCACTCTTTGTGTAGACTATGCTGATGACATTCACCAGAACCTGAGGGAGAGTGAAGTCagatgtttgggtttttttaaacatatttaaacattaGTCATGTTGTTAACTTTTTGTCAACTTTTCGGTTGTATTTTTAGAAAAGGTTCAGGGCAAAGCAAGGGTACATAGAGCGACATCCAGAGATCACCACCGGTATGCGGCCCATCCTGGTGGATTGGCTCGTTGAAGTTGCCCAGGACTACCAACTCTCTTCTGAGACTCTGCACCTTGCTGTCAACTACATGGACCGTTTTCTGTCCTGCACAACAGATGTGAGGCGGGGCAAGCTGCAGCTGGTTGGCACAGCCGCATTAATGATTGCCGCGTAAGGACATCTGTACTTTTGAAGAATTTTCAATGTTTTTGCATTTGCCAGCAACTGAATCAAGAGTTTTGGTAAGAGACAAACTTGAACATTTTTGGCTACTGGTAACAAGTGTAATTCTGTCACCTTGTAGAAAATACGAGGAGATATTTGTTCCTAAGCTGAATGAGTTTGTGTACATCACAGACAGCACCTACACCCGGAAACAGCTGGTCCAGATGGAGACTACTTTGCTGAGGGTGCTGTCTTTTAACATGTCTGCACCCACCATATACCAGTTCCTCCGCCTTTTCATTTCCATCCACTCCGTGTGTCCAAAAACAGAGAACCTTG encodes:
- the LOC133460225 gene encoding cyclin-A1-like: MNLNSSGHRSSPARKENILPSSKADGIQRYRTKQRTVLGVLSDNEQRGRPLSQGSHISKCSSISDNSQLNFLSLPSSSGYDLYVEEACEVVLAASGEELVSDRDDLDAEALALQNEHMRLLLELSSSSHQDSSMHSEADESLLWTPTLCVDYADDIHQNLRESEKRFRAKQGYIERHPEITTGMRPILVDWLVEVAQDYQLSSETLHLAVNYMDRFLSCTTDVRRGKLQLVGTAALMIAAKYEEIFVPKLNEFVYITDSTYTRKQLVQMETTLLRVLSFNMSAPTIYQFLRLFISIHSVCPKTENLALYIAEQSLMEMDPVLQYNPSIVAAGCYCLATYTINQSLWPHSLIAFTGYTMGEIMPCLTNLHELYINAESCPHKAIRNKYRNSK